A genomic segment from Spinacia oleracea cultivar Varoflay chromosome 3, BTI_SOV_V1, whole genome shotgun sequence encodes:
- the LOC130469673 gene encoding protein FAR-RED ELONGATED HYPOCOTYL 3-like: MKQFEAALRGKVEEEKKLHLDSQNKPYTYNNTLIAEVVFCKAYTNTKFKEVRGEVMGLTHTNIVSTGRDGTKILYDAVEKIPIPVHKAKQKTFQVTIDKEMGEFTCSCMLFEFRGILCRHIIRAIHCEDVNSIPDKYILTRWRKNVVRDYESIKVEYYDPNDSTQVKNSREVAKRNNYISTLALHNSETLSIFMEATEKMRESLEDKIGIKRTDGDDFMDWWDPSSKRVFGRRRIRPKENNKQHLERSAVPVEGASKDPIDQRGKGRAQEKRKKHPAEKKTRKRRKNVVHDTDEDMDEENDEALPNGEQGHVDAGRSAGVTDSYYGGYQYYGGNFINPGYNPNFFAPSSSNYRPNIYLNQQPLGRGYPNFSVRNPQQLSQSYMSQGSNQYSAMRPGF, encoded by the exons ATGAAGCAATTTGAGGCAGCTCTTAGAGGAAAAGTGGAAGAGGAAAAGAAGTTACATCTCGActcacaaaataaaccatatACTTATAACAACACCCTAATTGCGGAGGTAGTGTTCTGCAAGGCATACACCAATACAAAGTTTAAAGAGGTGAGGGGTGAGGTGATGGGTCTGACGCACACAAATATTGTGAGTACTGGCCGTGACGGCACAAAAATCTTATATGATGCGGTGGAGAAGATCCCAATCCCCGTACATAAAGCAAAGCAGAAGACTTTTCAGGTTACCATTGACAAAGAAATGGGTGAGTTTACTTGCTCATGTATGCTTTTTGAGTTTCGGGGAATTTTGTGCAGGCACATCATTCGTGCGATTCATTGTGAGGATGTCAACTCTATACCTGATAAGTACATTTTGACTAGATGGAGGAAAAACGTAGTTAGGGATTACGAGAGTATCAAGGTTGAGTATTATGACCCAAATGACTCAACCCAAGTGAAAAACAGTAGGGAGGTAGCAAAACGGAACAACTACATTTCTACGTTGGCACTGCACAACAGTGAGACACTCTCGATTTTTATGGAAGCCACTGAAAAAATGCGTGAGAGTCTCGAAGATAAAATTGGTATTAAGAGGACtgatggtgatgattttatggACTGGTGGGACCCTTCGAGTAAGAGGGTGTTTGGCCGCCGTAGGATAAGGCCAAAGGAAAACAATAAACAACACCTCGAACGCTCCGCAGTGCCAGTTGAAGGGGCCAGTAAAGATCCGATAGACCAAAGAGGCAAAGGTAGGGCTCAAGAGAAAAGGAAAAAGCACCCAGCTGagaaaaaaacaaggaaaagGCGAAAAAATGTTGTGCACGACACAGACGAGGATATGGACGAG GAGAATGATGAGGCATTGCCAAATGGAGAACAAGGCCATGTTGATGCTGGTAGAAGTGCTGGTGTAACTGATTCTTACTACGGTGGATATCAATATTACGGCGGAAATTTTATCAATCCGGGATACAATCCTAACTTTTTCGCACCCAGCAGCAGTAATTATCGTCCGAATATATATCTGAACCAGCAACCACTTGGAAGAGGTTATCCCAACTTCAGCGTGAGGAATCCGCAACAGCTTTCACAGTCATACATGTCGCAAGGATCAAACCAATATTCAGCTATGCGTCCAGGCTTTTGA
- the LOC130469674 gene encoding uncharacterized protein, with protein sequence MKDNPKLFPSLPPNYVSIVDLQKRWQQQQLQQQQQQQQQKKEESNEKVISKDGGTEYVKRSWKLQEFNRSKFVGNPNFATRRPVGGNFYGERELKVFREVVKVSDSRTKASKINDAKVDEKTTPLIKSEKDESNRNNLSNGEDVKRGSQCRKSDGNPNLEIGRPFHQKFYGKKRSEEFLAVEKMSSPMPEVSENNGGVKVVEIDCGDKEMGDRKLEDKKEVKKERKKWKKMKNKKGKGEKQNSARKGEWEERQKQGEGGKVKYKQGKGGIEEKEKHWKEGIAADDDAVEEKEKHWNREIGASNESIDKEMGASDEAAKRKGKQGKGEMGMGMGDEVTEVKDNQEDRQDDEIEEIKAKLKEIYVKKREWKNGRSTQSVSVEETNNKGEGEGEGEGEGEGEGEGEGEGEGEGGMNVDKIMQLMVVKEWEISGIGVWEVTEEVVTGE encoded by the exons ATGAAGGACAACCCAAAACTTTTTCCATCATTGCCACCAAACTACGTCTCCATTGTCGACCTTCAAAAGCGATGGCAACAACAGCAGCTacagcaacaacagcagcaacagcaacagaaGAAAGAGGAGTCGAATGAAAAAGTCATCAGCAAAGATGGTGGTACCGAATATGTTAAACGAAGCTGGAAATTGCAGGAATTTAATCGCTCAAAATTTGttggaaaccctaattttgcgaCTCGAAGGCCGGTTGGTGGGAATTTTTACGGTGAAAGGGAGTTGAAGGTGTTCCGTGAGGTAGTGAAGGTGAGCGATTCAAGAACAAAGGCGTCGAAAATCAATGATGCGAAGGTGGATGAGAAGACAACGCCTTTAATTAAGAGTGAAAAAGATGAATCCAATCGCAACAACCTCAGCAATGGTGAAGATGTGAAAAGAGGGTCGCAATGTCGGAAATCCGACGGAAACcctaatttggaaattggaaggCCTTTTCATCAAAAATTTTACGGGAAGAAGCGATCGGAGGAGTTTTTGGCGGTTGAAAAGATGAGCAGTCCAATGCCGGAAGTGTCGGAAAACAATGGTGGTGTAAAGGTGGTTGAAATTGACTGTGGGGATAAAGAGATGGGTGATCGGAAGTTGGAAGATAAGAAGGAAGTGAAGAAGGAGAGAAAGAagtggaagaagatgaagaataaGAAAGGCAAGGGAGAGAAGCAAAATTCAGCAAGAAAGGGTGAATGGGAGGAGAGACAAAAGCAGGGAGAAGGGGGTAAGGTAAAATACAAGCAAGGGAAAGGGGGAATAGAGGAGAAAGAAAAGCATTGGAAAGAGGGAATAGCTGCGGATGATGACGCTGTGGAGGAGAAAGAAAAGCATTGGAATAGGGAAATTGGTGCAAGTAATGAGTCAATCGACAAGGAAATGGGTGCAAGTGATGAGGCAGCAAAGCGGAAAGGCAAACAAGGAAAGGGGGAAATGGGTATGGGTATGGGTGATGAGGTGACGGAGGTGAAAGACAACCAAGAGGATAGACAGGATGATGAGATAGAAGAGATTAAGGCCAAGTTGAAGGAGATTTATGTGAAGAAAAGGGAGTGGAAGAATGGGAGATCAACG CAAAGCGTATCTGTGGAGGAGACCAATAATAAAGGTGAAGGTGAAGGTGAAGGTGAAGGTGAAGGTGAAGGTGAAGGTGAAGGTGAAGGTGAAGGTGAAGGTGAAGGAGGGATGAATGTGGATAAGATAATGCAATTGATGGTGGTGAAAGAATGGGAAATCAGTGGAATAGGAGTATGGGAGGTTACAGAGGAGGTGGTCACTGGGGAATAG
- the LOC110790789 gene encoding putative nucleobase-ascorbate transporter 10 has product MSGGGNVGCGNAGGGNNTVAVQEVKPHPVMETLSGIQYCINTNPPLFESIILGFQHSFLTLGIITVISSLTVPQMGGSNHDKAKVIQSMMFVSGTSTLLQTLVGTRLPVAIGASHAFVIPMTTIVLTTRLSCINQPQFLDQTFEKTMAEMQGALLVSSVVQIILGFSGIWRIFVRYLSPLSMVPLITFTGLGLYSLGFPMLADCVEIGLPHLILLLIFSQYMSGFLKTSRLIFDRYAIIFTTAIIWIYALILTASGVHNHRPPATQLSCRTDRAGLMLEADWVYLPRPFQWGKPTVNMREATPIVFAGLVALIESTGTFIAAARYGSATPVPPSVISRGTFWLGIGTLLNAVFGAVAGPTASVESAGLLGLTRIGSRRVIQISAGFMLFFSIFGKFTAFFASVPFSIMAATYCILYAYVSSAGLNHLQFCNLNSFRTLFILGFSSFMAISVPQQFRDYLLTSNSGQLPTRSKWFFDTLATIFVSSPAVAIMVAILLDNTISEEEALRNDSGKRWWERFIQFTKDIRNAEFYSLPCELGNCFPSL; this is encoded by the exons ATGTCTGGAGGTGGAAATGTTGGTTGTGGAAATGCCGGTGGCGGAAATAACACAGTTGCGGTCCAAGAAGTGAAGCCACATCCAGTTATGGAGACTCTCTCTGGCATTCAATACTGCATCAACACCAATCCTCCTTTAT TTGAATCCATTATACTTGGGTTTCAACATTCTTTCTTGACACTTGGGATTATTACTGTAATCTCATCTTTGACAGTCCCTCAAATGGGTGGCTCCAAT CATGACAAGGCAAAGGTGATCCAAAGCATGATGTTTGTATCAGGAACCAGCACATTGCTGCAAACATTAGTAGGTACTCGTCTTCCTGTTGCTATTGGCGCTTCTCATGCCTTCGTCATCCCAATGACAACAATAGTACTCACTACGAGACTGTCGTGTATAAATCAACCTCAATTCCTTGACCAG ACATTTGAGAAAACAATGGCAGAAATGCAAGGCGCTTTGCTCGTTTCATCTGTTGTCCAAATTATCCTTGGTTTCTCTGGAATATGGAGAATCTTTGTAAG GTATCTAAGCCCCCTGTCCATGGTTCCACTCATAACATTTACTGGCCTCGGACTTTATTCTCTCGGCTTTCCCATG ctggcAGATTGTGTAGAAATTGGGCTTCCCCATTTAATTTTATTGCTTATATTTTCTCAG TATATGTCAGGTTTTTTGAAGACAAGTAGGCTTATATTTGACCGATATGCAATCATATTTACCACGGCAATCATTTGGATTTATGCCTTAATCCTCACTGCAAGTGGTGTGCATAACCACAGACCACCAGCCACACAGCTAAGTTGCCGGACAGATCGTGCAGGATTAATGCTTGAAGCTGATTG GGTATATTTACCAAGACCATTTCAGTGGGGAAAACCAACTGTTAACATGAGAGAAGCTACACCAATAGTATTTGCTGGACTAGTGGCACTAATTGAG AGTACTGGTACATTTATAGCAGCTGCAAGATATGGAAGTGCTACGCCTGTGCCTCCGTCAGTAATCAGCCGGGGGACTTTCTGGCTG GGAATCGGGACATTGCTGAATGCTGTATTTGGTGCTGTCGCAGGCCCTACTGCTTCAGT AGAAAGTGCTGGCCTGCTTGGATTGACTAGAATTGGAAGTAGAAGAGTTATCCAGATTTCTGCTGGTTTTATGCTTTTTTTCTCAATATTTG GGAAATTCACAGCTTTTTTCGCTTCTGTGCCATTTTCCATCATGGCAGCTACCTATTGCATTCTCTATGCCTATGTCT CCTCTGCAGGTCTGAATCACCTTCAGTTTTGTAACTTGAATAGTTTCAGAACATTATTTATATTAGGCTTCTCTTCATTCATGGCGATTTCCGTGCCACAACAATTCAGAGATTATCTACTCACATCAAATTCAGGCCAACTTCCCACCCGCTCAAAATGG TTCTTTGACACGTTGGCGACCATCTTCGTATCATCTCCAGCAGTGGCGATAATGGTAGCTATTCTGCTAGATAACACTATAAGCGAGGAAGAGGCTTTGAGGAATGATAGCGGGAAACGCTGGTGGGAGAGGTTTATACAGTTTACTAAAGACATTAGAAATGCTGAATTCTACTCTCTGCCTTGCGAACTTGGCAATTGTTTCCCTTCCTTGTAG